A window of Pristis pectinata isolate sPriPec2 chromosome 33, sPriPec2.1.pri, whole genome shotgun sequence contains these coding sequences:
- the LOC127585545 gene encoding cyclic AMP-dependent transcription factor ATF-4-like: protein MSVWSDSPFSSLMEDCMSYLDSPFLMADGDPCLLHVDSEAGPVKSCLRPHQFGGNEESEVSSQCPCIDPLDTNNVEDAFTGLDWMVEKVDFFDTLNEDENGCHSPEDLLAVLNSCDLLEELPFEPLPAKQVVDLGLSLDLGSFPNSPKGLDQLAPGTPTVVPESIFFPDNSFHLEVEKVIDSSDVEEKPDVALFQSSTLQDSCKEMDEGPILDSDSGLGSSPPHSPVESLDRSVSERSPEARSLLNDFSPVRSKPYDRPGTETVGSSPKVKGNCMEPKSMEKKLKKMEQNKSAATRYRQKKRAEQGAIVAECSLLEEKNKTLQEKADSLTKEIQYLKGLIEEVRKAKSKSIKSL from the exons ATGTCAGTTTGGTCAGATTCTCCATTCTCATCCCTGATGGAGGACTGTATGTCCTACCTCGATTCGCCGTTTCTGATGGCTGACGGGGACCCGTGTCTCCTGCACGTAGACTCGGAGGCCGGGCCGGTGAAGTCTTGCCTCAGACCTCACCAGTTTGGTGGCAATGAGGAAAGTGAAGTGTCCTCCCAGTGTCCATGTATTGACCCTTTGGACACAAATAATGTGG AAGATGCATTCACCGGCTTGGACTGGATGGTAGAGAAGGTGGATTTCTTTGACACCCTGAATGAAGATGAAAATGGTTGTCACTCCCCAGAAGATCTGCTGGCTGTCTTGAACAGTTGTGACCTTTTGGAAGAACTGCCTTTTGAACCCTTGCCAGCCAAACAGGTAGTTGATCTTGGCCTGAGCCTTGATCTTGGGTCATTCCCAAATTCACCTAAAGGGTTAGATCAGCTGGCTCCTGGTACCCCTACAGTTGTCCCAGAATCCATATTCTTCCCTGATAACTCATTCCACTTAGAAGTAGAAAAGGTAATTGATAGCTCAGATGTTGAGGAAAAGCCAGATGTGGCTTTGTTTCAATCATCCACGCTGCAGGATTCCTGCAAAGAAATGGATGAAGGGCCAATATTAGATTCTGACAGTGGACTTGGTTCTAGTCCTCCTCACTCCCCTGTTGAGTCTTTAGATAGAAGTGTGTCAGAGAGATCACCTGAAGCCAGGTCCTTGCTCAATGACTTCAGCCCTGTAAGGTCAAAACCATATGATCGTCCTGGTACAGAAACTGTAGGGAGTTCACCAAAAGTAAAGGGCAATTGTATGGAGCCGAAGAGTATGGAGAAaaaattgaagaagatggagcaGAACAAGAGTGCGGCAACACGGTACAGACAGAAGAAGCGGGCAGAGCAGGGCGCTATAGTTGCTGAGTGTAGCCTACTGGAGGAGAAAAATAAAACCTTACAGGAAAAAGCAGATTCATTGACTAAAGAAATCCAGTATTTAAAGGGCTTGATAGAAGAAGTCAGGAAAGCTAAAAGTAAAAGTATAAAAAGCTTGTAA